AAATTACTGTAGCGACCACAACAAGTTACAACCAATCGTTTCTGGCTAGTAAACATTTAACTAAAGTCGATGCCCCATAATCAAGGAGGATAAGTACAACAAACTTTGTCTATAGCCTGAAACTTAAACCAAGAAATATTGATGAGATAATGCCCAGAGACAAACATTCTACTGGGCCTGCATCAAATACACCACTACGACTCGATTAAATAGTATACCATTTTACTTCAAAAGAAACGAGTGTGAAAATCTATGAGTCAACCAAATTCAATCTTCCTAATTCTGCAGTATGAAAACATCATTAAGGATTTTTTATGTGAAAAGTACAGCATCTCAGCTACTTGCAGAGAGATTAGTGATGTTATTTTGGTGCTATATGATGACGTCAAAATGTTCTGCACAAATCGATATGCAGCTAAGTGATATCACCCGTCGAGGCTACTtttggatgatgaaatctaccTGTTGCACTCCGGTTGTACTCACAGATATGGCTGAGTAATTCATTTCgcatttgaaaatattcttgaaaaGATATAATACAATGTACTTGAGGTAAGGACATTAATATGACAGGCGGTATTAACTTAACATCAATGTCTCAAAAACATTAAGTGAAATTAATTACGTTGAACAAAATTCATATATACAAGTGTCCATTGGATGACTGCCCTTATTATCAATATACTTCCGATTTGGCCGTTTTCTCGTACTCTTGTGGCCGCTTGACCAAGTCCGTTGGCGATTTTCGCGACACCACTGGCCGTTTCGTTGTCTTGCGTTCATTTAAAGAAAATCATTTTGAATTTCCATGAACACGTGTTCTAGTCTCGGTACCGCTCAGCCCTTCTCAGGACGTCCGAACATCATACATGTGGCATCCCCATTATTTGTCTCGAGAACAGAAGTGGACGTTTTTAAGACACAACATAGGGGAACCTGTTGTAGAGGTGTCACAAAGTATCGGAGCTAGTTAGACTAGTTGACGTCATCAGTGTGTGTCACCTGATGGTTACAACATCTCCAGGGTTGTAGCCTTTCGCTTTACTTGTGTCTGGGTGGTAACAAACGCGTCTGTCTCAGAGTCAGAGGTTGTGTGTGCAACTCGCTGTTCCTCCACATGGCCACGTTTATGCAACTTTCTCCACCTACAAAACATTGGAACATATGACGTAGAACAAAATGTACAATTAAATTTATGCCGCAATATATCATTCCCAAAGTCACATCTAGTCTTAAACTTTGATTTCACATTTTCTGTGTCTTATGATAACAATAGACATAAGTATTACGGACTTACCTGTAAATGACAAGTAGTGAAACAATTAAGATTAGAATGGCAACTGCGACGGTGACGGGTATTGCTATTTTTAGGATTCGAGAGTCATCTGAAAGACattcatatgagtgagtgagataatattcaacgtcacatcagaaacatttctacaatatatgcataaaaattAATAAATTCAGAACATACAATTTAGAGTATCGCAGATGTTTACTTAAATCTAGCAAAAAGATATTACTGCAGAGTCACAAAACAGTATAAAAAACAGGCGGTTGATCAGCAGCAACTTGGAGGAGATCACTTTATTAGAGGTGATCTCAATTTAAAATTACTCACACGTTGCAAGAATATATACTCCACTATTAAAATGACGCAAAACGATTAAATTTGACCTATATACCCTCTTATAACGGCATAATTATGCGTGCATATACATATTGAGGTAGATATGCCTATACATGTTCTGCCATTATGCATGCTCCAGAGGCCATGCGAATTAGTATACTCATGAAGTAGGTACCTGTTTATCTACAGCCCAGCTGGCCAATATCTGGCTGTGTATTTTACCTGATGTACAGTATATATTTGctttacattttacatgtgaCAAATATTGGCATGATTAAGTATACCTGAATAACTTTGACCAGAACAATTTGGCCAATTTATGGCTGTCAAATTTGCATTTCAACTAGATTTGGATTGAGGAATATTTAACGGGATTAATTTCCATTGTTTTGGTACAGTAAGGTGATGTCCCTTTCTTGTAATAAATATCCACACATACCTCTATCAATCCTGTTATCGCCCTCACTGGGATCTTCCAGAATAGTGTCAATACTTTCATCCGTCTTTCCAGGTTTATATATGAGGCACTCGCTATCGTTCTTGCGGCACTCCAGACAGTCGGGCTGACAGTGTCGGTCACACATATGTCCGTGATAACCAGCCTGACAGCCCTCTGTGCACTCTCCACTGATATCACAGAGCGAGTTGGTGCAGGTTGAACAACTTTTGTCACACTGTACACCCCAGTGACCAGACTCGCATAGAGAACATTCACCAGTATGTTGTTTACATCTCCTGCAACCAGTGGGACAAGATTCATTGCAGTAAGCGGATCTAAATCCGTCACCACATCCATCCCGACATACAGTGTAGTGGATGGTGTCGTCAAAGTAGCAGTTATTGTTTCTGCACTTGTCACTGCATCTTCTTTCACATGTCTCTCCGAAGAAACCTTTCTTGCACCCAAACGAACATTTTCCATGCTGGGAGCATTTGTTCAATGCACATTCTTCTGGGCAGTTTTCAGTGCACATGCCTCCTGTCCACCCATCCTTGCAGCCCCAAGCACATGAACCATCATAAAAGAAGCATTCTGAACGGAGACAGTTGTCGCTGCAGCGTTTGTTGCATTTGTCTCCCCACCAGCCGGAGTTACAAGCTTCGACACAATGTCCCGTGGTCCTTTCACAGTGgactttgttgtcattgcttttcCTACAGTTAGTTGGACATTCCAAGGAACAGCTCTCTGAGTACAAACCATCTGCACAGTGGACGCATATGCCAGTATGTCTGTCACACCCAGAATTGTCACATGTTGGGCAGTTTCGCCTACAGTCCTCGCCAAACCAGCCCCGCTCACAATACATACATGGCTTGGGGTCGTTTGATCTTAAACAGTGATTGCCGTATTGAGAagcctctgaaatgaaatatttcctttaaaaacagGGAACAGGAACATTGTCATTTGGACAATTGCCGAGACCGAGAACAATTGTCACTGAGGATAGTTGTCACCTAGACATTTGTCACCGAGAACAATTGCTAGTGAGGACAATTGCCACCGGAAAGAAATGCCACTGAGGACAATTGTCGTCGAAAACAATAATTGCTACTGAGGTCAATTGCCAACAAGGACAATTGCCACTGTGAACACTTGTCACCGAGAACAATTGCCACCTTGGAACCTAAGAAGAACAAGCGATACAAGACCCATTCCTATACATCTCAGACATCAGTTTTGCGTGTTCAGAACAAAGTTGAATCATCTCAGTGCAATCAAACAACTTAAACCCGTATCCACAGAAGATTCtcattatacatatatttaacaGAGATTAGAAACATGTTACATGACCGAGTGGATTTAGTAGATCTACATGCAGGAATGATATCACACCTGACTTGGAGAAAGTGATTTGTCATGGACAAAACTGCGTTCTGTTATATATGGCCGTATTAATCTGTTGTATCAGTGTGTTAGCTGGTAATGAAAGGACGCTACTCACCAACAATAGCAACCAGAATCAACATGGCGAGACACCAGGGCATGGCTGTTGTTTAATGACTTGGTCATGAGGTCGAGTAATCCAGGTTGGTGAACGTCTGTGACAAGGTAGACGTGAGAACCGTCGTATCAAAGCTCACAACATCCATTAACACGTTCTGATTGAAGGTTCATGTGTCGTTGAAAGTAAACACAATTCTCGTCCACCACACCTTTACATATCGACCATTGCAGTAATATATTCGGACATGGATGACGCTCCTTTACGATAGGAATTCTCACAACATGACCCCACCACGTAGAACAAGCGGCATAGTTCACCTGCCTATCTTATCAACGTTTGCTTATACTTGCGTTATCGCTATGTTAACACTGGGA
Above is a genomic segment from Haliotis asinina isolate JCU_RB_2024 chromosome 7, JCU_Hal_asi_v2, whole genome shotgun sequence containing:
- the LOC137290996 gene encoding scavenger receptor class F member 1-like translates to MPWCLAMLILVAIVEASQYGNHCLRSNDPKPCMYCERGWFGEDCRRNCPTCDNSGCDRHTGICVHCADGLYSESCSLECPTNCRKSNDNKVHCERTTGHCVEACNSGWWGDKCNKRCSDNCLRSECFFYDGSCAWGCKDGWTGGMCTENCPEECALNKCSQHGKCSFGCKKGFFGETCERRCSDKCRNNNCYFDDTIHYTVCRDGCGDGFRSAYCNESCPTGCRRCKQHTGECSLCESGHWGVQCDKSCSTCTNSLCDISGECTEGCQAGYHGHMCDRHCQPDCLECRKNDSECLIYKPGKTDESIDTILEDPSEGDNRIDRDDSRILKIAIPVTVAVAILILIVSLLVIYRWRKLHKRGHVEEQRVAHTTSDSETDAFVTTQTQVKRKATTLEML